ccatattgattattcatcagggcaaaagtactaactgaattgcgtgtgcaattttgcgcatttcagagacgcagtcgtgtttgcacgctgttagtagatcagctggcactttggtttgcgggtgctgtcaagtttgcacacgttttaacacacgcaaacctttagtaaatcgggcccatagtgCAGAAGCCCCTTCACAGCAGCTCCACAGcccctttctgctgtgcagctatgccttatgaaggctggcagagtggagaggctgattgggcccacctgtgccctaatcagcctgagtggctgcagctcctccaccctgccacacacccccaacgccaaactcgcgccggggtctgtccggccgagcctactcccccccccgccctctcggagcgggagaggaagcccggaacccccgggccttcctggtcgggggggtcgtccccggcgtcggcccgcccgccgtggaagctgctctcggggccgggcccatggtggcctcgggccacacggtgcgtccagaaccacctcctcctccgtgACGCAGACCCGCGtcggctgctggtccgcctccaggaccgcctcctccacggcgCAGCCCTGGTCTGGAGCTGGCGTGTCCAGGACAGCCTCCTCCGTCACGCCGCCCTGCTGGTCAGCCTCCACCTCTGCCGCCGACTCCGCCATCGCATCCgactccgcctccgcctccgcctccgactccatcccaggagccgtcgcctggcggcctgcagcgactgcctcacggccggtcggctgcagcgccgccagcgctgccgcggcgaacctcagacggggtgcagggatgggtcgctccgttgGCCatgccgcctcgggagccgtcgcctggcggcccgcagcttctgcctcacggcctctcagctgcggcgccgccagctcctcccgcgctgctgcggcgaacctccggcgtggcgcaggggtgggtcggtccgcgggcatcagcgccgccaacacagcgagctgatgcccgccctggtcccggcgcagggcggccaggtccgcaatggcctgggcgagcgcgtccagggcccgctccatgcctctcctcccatcgggccccacgttgggtgccagtgtagcacggtgagtgccacggggcccgaccgacaggatggagagacacagagtttaaTGCAGACCCTCTTTATTTACCCACAAACACCACACATAGTGCAGAAGCCCCTTCACAGCAGCTCCACAGcccctttctgctgtgcagctatgccttattcaattcaattcaattttatttatatagcgtctaatacaacagagttgtctctagacgctttacagagacccatacccagaacatgacccccgagcagatattacataaacaatggcaggtaaaaaactcccctagtgggagaaaaaccttaagccaaacagtggcaaggaaaaactcccctttaggagggaagaaaccttgagcaggaccaggctcatcaggggggaccctcctgccgagggccagactggtgggtcagggacggcaacagcacagcaggcaggtggaagcagcaacgggatgaccgggggtggggaccgcaggccagcacacagctcccgaagctccggcccaatcagcaagtcccaggttggggtgcagggtcaggaaaagacttgtgctccgtaatgcaagctacaagccacccacggccacctgcaggacaaaagagagaaaagggaggagaaggggggggcagcaacgggatgaccaggggtggggaccgcaggccagcacacagctcccgaagctccggcccaatcagcaagtcccaggttggggtgcagggtcagggaaagacttgtgctccgtaatgcaagctacaagccacccacgaccacctgcaggttccggtgtccggcaaaggatgctgcaacatggacaaaagagagaaaagggaggagaagggggggccagcacaagaaactacaggagcgactctgacacactaaagtttacactacctagagatttaccaacaccagctagaggtttactaaacactaactataggctttactaaacagaaaggttttaagtttagttttaaaggtggaggtggcagcctccttatgaaggctggcagagtggagaggctgattgggcccacctgtgccctaatcagcctgagtggctgcagctcctccaccctgccacagccaTGTTCCTCATGCTTCTGCATGGACAAAACCTTAAAATAGTTTATATATTTCCTTATTGTACTTCACATGTTCCTTAACAGTGTCCACACTGTCATGGTGAAATGtaaattaatattaaaaaaattaagaaattcaAAATATATTTGATAAACATTCACCATACAATCACCTTCAATGCTGAATCAATTTTATTCAGTATTGTATAGTATATAGCATAAGCCTACCATGTGCTGATTTAAAGCTaaaagtagtaaaaaaaaattaaaagaagcaCTATGTACCACCCCATCATCAATCTCTCCATGACGGGGTGGACAGAACAACTTTTTTTCAATATTCTGATGACTTTAACAATAGAACAACAATTTTACACATATATAACATATGACAGTAAATGTTTCTGTGGCCAAAGTTTGCGATATCGttggttttctttttggttATAATGATAACAGTGTTAAAATATCCTTAACATAGCAGCAGAGAATTAATGCCAATAGGCAACTAGAATcagcaggacaaaaaaaaaaaaaaaaaaaaaaaaaaaaaatatatatatatatatatatatatatatatatatatacgccaAATTAAAATAAGGTCTTGTCTTGTCTACACAACACTCATCCCAATAGGTTAAAAATTGCCTGAGGCCCACCTAAAAGAGAAGGGCCCAAAGCTGCAAAAAGCAGGAGCAAAGAATATGTAATTTATTCATCAGACGATACCAAAACCCTTCAAAAAAAGAAGAGTTTAAGGAGATATCTAAAAATATCTCAGatgttgtgtgtgtttgatCACGATGCCCTTTTGTAAAAAACTTTGATCTGGTGGTAGTTAGAAGGACATACAGTATCTGTGGGGGTCAGTGGCCTGGAGGGAATATACCAGGTCaagaaatttgatattttagttGGAGCGACACCAATAAAGGCTTTAAAGGTGATCAGCAGGATTTTTAAATCAAGTttaacaggaagccagtgaattttttttctagtggtaatgactcttgctgcagcattttgaactgATTGGAGACAATGGAAGGAAACCTAATTGATACCTAAAACCAATTAGTTTTAGTAGTATTAGCATCAGCAGGCCTTTTTATCATGATCATAATTTGATATAtcagaaattattattataacaattATAACAATGCAATTCTATGCAATTTACGGAATAGCCCAAATTAGATTTTTAGAGGAGTGGTTCTAACTGGAGCTGATATGGTAAAGAGATATCGATATTGAGTTGTTGAtccagaaagaacaaaaaataagTTACAACTGTGTTAAAGTACATTAAGGCCTAAGGCCAGCCTTAGattgaagttttttttcttccattttctattgttttactgctatttctgAAAAGGAAATGGTATAATGTATTTTGGCTGTGTTCTGGATATTAAGTTTTATTATAATGCAATATAGTTTTAAGCTATGTGTTAACTAATATCACTCTAATTattagttttatgttttaaattaAATCATTTGTTCTCTTTTGTTCACCTAATAACATTTTTGTCCATCCTGGAATGCCAACGTCCACACTGTCATGTCATTGTCCACCCTGTCATCATCTagttttatgaaataaaaacattaatgtcaaaATGAATATATGGAGaattgtgttgtaataaaatgacATAATGCTAACATGAGACAAACAGATATAAAAGGTATCAAGCATTACTAttcatcagaaaaaaaaaaaaaaaaatatatatatatatatatatatatatatatatatatatatatagatatagatatatatatatagatatagatatatatatatcagctatagagaacaaggtagtgccgaaaaacaataccccccctcacaaaaataagaatgtattatttgtattatgtattatttgttgtctgaaaaattgttcaagtGTTATtctattgtctgaaaaatggttcaaatatgttattttgttatttgaagttGGAGTGCATATTTTATTTACCTGTTCTTTAtcattaggcaaggcaaggcaagtttatttatatagcacaacacaaggtgattcaaggtgctttGCTCGACATCAAAAGCAGCACGACATGAggggcacggtggtgcagctggtagtgcagccgtctcacagcaagaaggtcctgggttcaatacCCGCCGGGGACGCTTAAGTGCGTGttaagccgaggacacaccaacccgacattgcccgctgtcggccgactgctgtggcGCCtggcgtcgcctgtgtcgggctgggtcgggctcaaaaagaagcactagacacaccgcaaagacgacacccaacggccaactagcacgtacgttctgcgcagtcTGCGTTTCAATTTGCTGCGATGTTTttggagaagagccgccggtccgggggcgcagcagcagctcagatcgccaggtcaacctgccgtCGTCCTGGGGAGAAAACTTCAggtctgtggagaattaccgctggctgaaataaatcatttaggaagataaatgttggtttaatacatgaaatctaacagttgttaagaaatttgctccgaaaattttggGATTTCTACCTGcctgctccggagctgatttatggtccgcgctAAATCCACGCGGAGCCTACGTGGTAGattacgcaacctacgccgtaggctctgcgttggtgtaacgcagaaccataaatcagcctttattctggcgaggtttgaaaaagacttcgccgCAACGGGAAAGCgcgtgattatatacattcactgagtgaatattatgaaagtaaaatctatatttctcgctagaaatgtaatcaaaatgcatttttatgcagaaactaactcaaaatattgattttattcactaaaaaataagaaatgtccaccatgtttgtttggaaaattctgggaacagccaatcacagagtgagctgtgaGCCTGAAAAGCTACCGACAGGCgtccgacctgtggcgacgtgcgggacacatcGGGAAAACTAGGCCGAAAGAtgcgcaccgacgctcatcgacAGCCCGACGGCTGACAGTCGGCTTGGTGCGTCAGGGCctttagttcccccatgacttcactctgggtggggttggtgaaagggcctttctgtgtggagtttgcatgttctccccgtgttcccttgggtagcaatgtgagcttccctcacaaaaacatgcacacagtcctggacTCTACACTGCCCCcactggccagccggggcgccagatgggatgggaggatctggctggaatagcgtgatccttccacgcgccacgtccagacggagaaaccccaccctgtctggtgaaaagaagctgttcactcctcaggttaaggaggagacctgagctcagtgcaggaactccgagggttggtagaggatggcaatgcccaggactgacttaggaaggagcactgggtgatagaaaatcggggataaaaaaagaaaagcagcaagacataattgtacagtaaataaaattatgagaaaaggaggtaaaataataaaaagattttGTTCTAAACTAGAAAAAAGATGCTTTAAATACTTAATTGGCATAGTAGAAGAACAGTGATAACATAAAACTAAATATTATaatcagagccgtctgggagatttgcgaggccctgtgcgaaatggccagaGGAGGCCCTCGCGCGCggaattttggggtttttcgggtcagatcgggtgtttatatgcgcaattttaaaggtattgtgacatcatttttaacat
This window of the Cololabis saira isolate AMF1-May2022 chromosome 21, fColSai1.1, whole genome shotgun sequence genome carries:
- the LOC133422285 gene encoding uncharacterized protein LOC133422285, with protein sequence MPYEGWQSGEADWAHLCPNQPEWLQLLHPATHPQRQTRAGVCPAEPTPPPALSERERKPGTPGPSWSGGSSPASARPPWKLLSGPGPWWPRATRCVQNHLLLRDADPRRLLVRLQDRLLHGAALVWSWRVQDSLLRHAALLVSLHLCRRLRHRIRLRLRLRLRLHPRSRRLAACSDCLTAGRLQRRQRCRGEPQTGCRDGSLRWPCRLGSRRLAARSFCLTASQLRRRQLLPRCCGEPPAWRRGGSVRGHQRRQHSELMPALVPAQGGQVRNGLGERVQGPLHASPPIGPHVGCQCSTVSATGPDRQDGETQSLMQTLFIYPQTPHIVQKPLHSSSTAPFCCAAMPYSIQFNFIYIASNTTELSLDALQRPIPRT